One genomic window of Leopardus geoffroyi isolate Oge1 chromosome C3, O.geoffroyi_Oge1_pat1.0, whole genome shotgun sequence includes the following:
- the MEF2D gene encoding myocyte-specific enhancer factor 2D isoform X1: MGRKKIQIQRITDERNRQVTFTKRKFGLMKKAYELSVLCDCEIALIIFNHSNKLFQYASTDMDKVLLKYTEYNEPHESRTNADIIETLRKKGFNGCDSPEPDGEDSLEQSPLLEDKYRRASEELDGLFRRYGSAVPAPNFAMPVTVPVSNQSSLQFSNPSGSLVTPSLVTSSLTDPRLLSPQQPALQRNSVSPGLPQRPASAGAMLGGDLTSANGACPSPVGNGYVSARASPGLLPVANGNSLNKGIPAKSPPPPAHSAQLGAPSRKPDLRVITSQGGKGLMHHLTEDHLDLNNAQRLGASQSTHSLTTPVVSVATPSLLSQGLPFSSMPTAYNTDYQLTSAELSSLPAFSSPGGLSLSSVTAWPQPQQPQPPQPQPPQPPQQPQPPQPPQQPQQPQQPPQAQPHLVPVSLSSLIPGSPLPHVGAALTVTTHPHISIKSEPVSPSRERSPAPPPPAVFPATRPEPGDGLSSPAGGSYETGDRDDGRGDFGPTLGLLRPAPEPEADGSAVKRMRLDTWTLK; encoded by the exons ATGGGGAGGAAAAAGATTCAGATCCAGCGAATCACTGATGAGCGGAACCGACAG GTGACGTTCACCAAGCGCAAGTTCGGGCTGATGAAGAAGGCGTACGAGCTGAGCGTGCTCTGTGACTGCGAGATCGCGCTCATCATCTTCAACCACTCCAACAAGCTGTTCCAGTATGCCAGCACCGACATGGACAAGGTGCTGCTCAAGTACACGGAGTACAACGAGCCGCACGAGAGCCGCACCAACGCCGACATCATTGAG ACCCTGAGGAAGAAGGGCTTCAACGGCTgtgacagcccggagcccgacgggGAGGACTCGCTGGAGCAGAGCCCCCTGCTGGAGGACAAGTACCGACGCGCCAGCGAGGAGCTGGACGGGCTCTTCCGGCGCTACGGG TCAGCCGTGCCGGCCCCCAACTTTGCTATGCCCGTCACGGTGCCCGTGTCCAACCAGAGCTCACTGCAGTTCAGCAATCCCAGCGGCTCTTTGGTCACCCCCTCCCTGGTGACGTCATCCCTCACGGACCCCCGGCTCCTGTCCCCCCAGCAGCCGGCGCTGCAGAGGAACAGCGTGTCTCCGGGCCTGCCCCAGCGGCCGGCCAGTGCAG GGGCCATGCTGGGGGGAGACCTCACCAGTGCTAACGGAGCCTGCCCCAGCCCTGTCG gGAATGGCTACGTCAGTGCCCGGGCTTCCCCCGGCCTCCTCCCTGTGGCCAATGGCAACAGTCTAAACAAGGGCATCCCTGCCAAGTCTCCGCCCCCGCCCGCCCACAGCGCCCAGCTTGGAGCCCCCAGCCGCAAGCCCGACCTGAGGGTCATCACTTCCCAGGGAGGAAAGGGCTTGATGCATCACCTG ACTGAGGACCATTTAGATCTG AACAACGCCCAGCGCCTTGGGGCCTCCCAGTCGACCCACTCGCTCACCACCCCGGTGGTTTCCGTGGCAACACCGAGTTTACTCAGCCAgggcctccctttctcctccatgCCCACTGCCTACAACACAG ATTACCAGCTGACCAGCGCAgagctctcctccctcccagccttcaGCTCGCCAGGGGGGCTGTCGCTCAGCAGCGTCACCGCCTGGCCGCAGCCGCAGCAGCCCCAGCCGCCCCAGCCGCAGCCGCCCCAGCCGCCGCAGCAGCCGCAGCCGCCCCAGCcgccccagcagccccagcagccccagcagccacCCCAGGCGCAGCCCCACCTGGTCCCCGTGTCTCTCAGCAGCCTGAT CCCgggcagccccctgccccacGTGGGGGCCGCCCTCACGGTCACCACCCACCCGCACATCAGCATCAAGTCAGAGCCGGTGTCCCCCAGCCGTGAGCGCAGCCCTGCGCCGCCCCCTCCAGCTGTGTTCCCGGCCACCCGCCCTGAGCCTGGCGACGGCCTCAGCAGCCCCGCCGGTGGCTCCTACGAGACCGGGGACCGGGACGACGGCCGGGGGGACTTCGGGCCCACGCTGGGCCTGCTGCGCCCGGCCCCCGAGCCCGAGGCCGACGGCTCCGCCGTAAAGAGGATGCGGCTCGACACCTGG ACATTAAAGTGA
- the MEF2D gene encoding myocyte-specific enhancer factor 2D isoform X3 codes for MGRKKIQIQRITDERNRQVTFTKRKFGLMKKAYELSVLCDCEIALIIFNHSNKLFQYASTDMDKVLLKYTEYNEPHESRTNADIIETLRKKGFNGCDSPEPDGEDSLEQSPLLEDKYRRASEELDGLFRRYGSAVPAPNFAMPVTVPVSNQSSLQFSNPSGSLVTPSLVTSSLTDPRLLSPQQPALQRNSVSPGLPQRPASAGAMLGGDLTSANGACPSPVGNGYVSARASPGLLPVANGNSLNKGIPAKSPPPPAHSAQLGAPSRKPDLRVITSQGGKGLMHHLNNAQRLGASQSTHSLTTPVVSVATPSLLSQGLPFSSMPTAYNTDYQLTSAELSSLPAFSSPGGLSLSSVTAWPQPQQPQPPQPQPPQPPQQPQPPQPPQQPQQPQQPPQAQPHLVPVSLSSLIPGSPLPHVGAALTVTTHPHISIKSEPVSPSRERSPAPPPPAVFPATRPEPGDGLSSPAGGSYETGDRDDGRGDFGPTLGLLRPAPEPEADGSAVKRMRLDTWTLK; via the exons ATGGGGAGGAAAAAGATTCAGATCCAGCGAATCACTGATGAGCGGAACCGACAG GTGACGTTCACCAAGCGCAAGTTCGGGCTGATGAAGAAGGCGTACGAGCTGAGCGTGCTCTGTGACTGCGAGATCGCGCTCATCATCTTCAACCACTCCAACAAGCTGTTCCAGTATGCCAGCACCGACATGGACAAGGTGCTGCTCAAGTACACGGAGTACAACGAGCCGCACGAGAGCCGCACCAACGCCGACATCATTGAG ACCCTGAGGAAGAAGGGCTTCAACGGCTgtgacagcccggagcccgacgggGAGGACTCGCTGGAGCAGAGCCCCCTGCTGGAGGACAAGTACCGACGCGCCAGCGAGGAGCTGGACGGGCTCTTCCGGCGCTACGGG TCAGCCGTGCCGGCCCCCAACTTTGCTATGCCCGTCACGGTGCCCGTGTCCAACCAGAGCTCACTGCAGTTCAGCAATCCCAGCGGCTCTTTGGTCACCCCCTCCCTGGTGACGTCATCCCTCACGGACCCCCGGCTCCTGTCCCCCCAGCAGCCGGCGCTGCAGAGGAACAGCGTGTCTCCGGGCCTGCCCCAGCGGCCGGCCAGTGCAG GGGCCATGCTGGGGGGAGACCTCACCAGTGCTAACGGAGCCTGCCCCAGCCCTGTCG gGAATGGCTACGTCAGTGCCCGGGCTTCCCCCGGCCTCCTCCCTGTGGCCAATGGCAACAGTCTAAACAAGGGCATCCCTGCCAAGTCTCCGCCCCCGCCCGCCCACAGCGCCCAGCTTGGAGCCCCCAGCCGCAAGCCCGACCTGAGGGTCATCACTTCCCAGGGAGGAAAGGGCTTGATGCATCACCTG AACAACGCCCAGCGCCTTGGGGCCTCCCAGTCGACCCACTCGCTCACCACCCCGGTGGTTTCCGTGGCAACACCGAGTTTACTCAGCCAgggcctccctttctcctccatgCCCACTGCCTACAACACAG ATTACCAGCTGACCAGCGCAgagctctcctccctcccagccttcaGCTCGCCAGGGGGGCTGTCGCTCAGCAGCGTCACCGCCTGGCCGCAGCCGCAGCAGCCCCAGCCGCCCCAGCCGCAGCCGCCCCAGCCGCCGCAGCAGCCGCAGCCGCCCCAGCcgccccagcagccccagcagccccagcagccacCCCAGGCGCAGCCCCACCTGGTCCCCGTGTCTCTCAGCAGCCTGAT CCCgggcagccccctgccccacGTGGGGGCCGCCCTCACGGTCACCACCCACCCGCACATCAGCATCAAGTCAGAGCCGGTGTCCCCCAGCCGTGAGCGCAGCCCTGCGCCGCCCCCTCCAGCTGTGTTCCCGGCCACCCGCCCTGAGCCTGGCGACGGCCTCAGCAGCCCCGCCGGTGGCTCCTACGAGACCGGGGACCGGGACGACGGCCGGGGGGACTTCGGGCCCACGCTGGGCCTGCTGCGCCCGGCCCCCGAGCCCGAGGCCGACGGCTCCGCCGTAAAGAGGATGCGGCTCGACACCTGG ACATTAAAGTGA
- the MEF2D gene encoding myocyte-specific enhancer factor 2D isoform X2, which produces MGRKKIQIQRITDERNRQVTFTKRKFGLMKKAYELSVLCDCEIALIIFNHSNKLFQYASTDMDKVLLKYTEYNEPHESRTNADIIEALHKKHRECESPEVDEVFALTPQTEEKYKKIDEEFDKMMQSYRLASAVPAPNFAMPVTVPVSNQSSLQFSNPSGSLVTPSLVTSSLTDPRLLSPQQPALQRNSVSPGLPQRPASAGAMLGGDLTSANGACPSPVGNGYVSARASPGLLPVANGNSLNKGIPAKSPPPPAHSAQLGAPSRKPDLRVITSQGGKGLMHHLTEDHLDLNNAQRLGASQSTHSLTTPVVSVATPSLLSQGLPFSSMPTAYNTDYQLTSAELSSLPAFSSPGGLSLSSVTAWPQPQQPQPPQPQPPQPPQQPQPPQPPQQPQQPQQPPQAQPHLVPVSLSSLIPGSPLPHVGAALTVTTHPHISIKSEPVSPSRERSPAPPPPAVFPATRPEPGDGLSSPAGGSYETGDRDDGRGDFGPTLGLLRPAPEPEADGSAVKRMRLDTWTLK; this is translated from the exons ATGGGGAGGAAAAAGATTCAGATCCAGCGAATCACTGATGAGCGGAACCGACAG GTGACGTTCACCAAGCGCAAGTTCGGGCTGATGAAGAAGGCGTACGAGCTGAGCGTGCTCTGTGACTGCGAGATCGCGCTCATCATCTTCAACCACTCCAACAAGCTGTTCCAGTATGCCAGCACCGACATGGACAAGGTGCTGCTCAAGTACACGGAGTACAACGAGCCGCACGAGAGCCGCACCAACGCCGACATCATTGAG GCGCTGCACAAGAAACACAGGGAATGTGAGAGCCCTGAGGTGGACGAGGTGTTTGCCCTGACCCCCCAGACGGAGGAGAAGTATAAAAAGATAGACGAGGAGTTTGATAAAATGATGCAGAGTTATAGACTGGCC TCAGCCGTGCCGGCCCCCAACTTTGCTATGCCCGTCACGGTGCCCGTGTCCAACCAGAGCTCACTGCAGTTCAGCAATCCCAGCGGCTCTTTGGTCACCCCCTCCCTGGTGACGTCATCCCTCACGGACCCCCGGCTCCTGTCCCCCCAGCAGCCGGCGCTGCAGAGGAACAGCGTGTCTCCGGGCCTGCCCCAGCGGCCGGCCAGTGCAG GGGCCATGCTGGGGGGAGACCTCACCAGTGCTAACGGAGCCTGCCCCAGCCCTGTCG gGAATGGCTACGTCAGTGCCCGGGCTTCCCCCGGCCTCCTCCCTGTGGCCAATGGCAACAGTCTAAACAAGGGCATCCCTGCCAAGTCTCCGCCCCCGCCCGCCCACAGCGCCCAGCTTGGAGCCCCCAGCCGCAAGCCCGACCTGAGGGTCATCACTTCCCAGGGAGGAAAGGGCTTGATGCATCACCTG ACTGAGGACCATTTAGATCTG AACAACGCCCAGCGCCTTGGGGCCTCCCAGTCGACCCACTCGCTCACCACCCCGGTGGTTTCCGTGGCAACACCGAGTTTACTCAGCCAgggcctccctttctcctccatgCCCACTGCCTACAACACAG ATTACCAGCTGACCAGCGCAgagctctcctccctcccagccttcaGCTCGCCAGGGGGGCTGTCGCTCAGCAGCGTCACCGCCTGGCCGCAGCCGCAGCAGCCCCAGCCGCCCCAGCCGCAGCCGCCCCAGCCGCCGCAGCAGCCGCAGCCGCCCCAGCcgccccagcagccccagcagccccagcagccacCCCAGGCGCAGCCCCACCTGGTCCCCGTGTCTCTCAGCAGCCTGAT CCCgggcagccccctgccccacGTGGGGGCCGCCCTCACGGTCACCACCCACCCGCACATCAGCATCAAGTCAGAGCCGGTGTCCCCCAGCCGTGAGCGCAGCCCTGCGCCGCCCCCTCCAGCTGTGTTCCCGGCCACCCGCCCTGAGCCTGGCGACGGCCTCAGCAGCCCCGCCGGTGGCTCCTACGAGACCGGGGACCGGGACGACGGCCGGGGGGACTTCGGGCCCACGCTGGGCCTGCTGCGCCCGGCCCCCGAGCCCGAGGCCGACGGCTCCGCCGTAAAGAGGATGCGGCTCGACACCTGG ACATTAAAGTGA
- the MEF2D gene encoding myocyte-specific enhancer factor 2D isoform X4 has protein sequence MGRKKIQIQRITDERNRQVTFTKRKFGLMKKAYELSVLCDCEIALIIFNHSNKLFQYASTDMDKVLLKYTEYNEPHESRTNADIIEALHKKHRECESPEVDEVFALTPQTEEKYKKIDEEFDKMMQSYRLASAVPAPNFAMPVTVPVSNQSSLQFSNPSGSLVTPSLVTSSLTDPRLLSPQQPALQRNSVSPGLPQRPASAGAMLGGDLTSANGACPSPVGNGYVSARASPGLLPVANGNSLNKGIPAKSPPPPAHSAQLGAPSRKPDLRVITSQGGKGLMHHLNNAQRLGASQSTHSLTTPVVSVATPSLLSQGLPFSSMPTAYNTDYQLTSAELSSLPAFSSPGGLSLSSVTAWPQPQQPQPPQPQPPQPPQQPQPPQPPQQPQQPQQPPQAQPHLVPVSLSSLIPGSPLPHVGAALTVTTHPHISIKSEPVSPSRERSPAPPPPAVFPATRPEPGDGLSSPAGGSYETGDRDDGRGDFGPTLGLLRPAPEPEADGSAVKRMRLDTWTLK, from the exons ATGGGGAGGAAAAAGATTCAGATCCAGCGAATCACTGATGAGCGGAACCGACAG GTGACGTTCACCAAGCGCAAGTTCGGGCTGATGAAGAAGGCGTACGAGCTGAGCGTGCTCTGTGACTGCGAGATCGCGCTCATCATCTTCAACCACTCCAACAAGCTGTTCCAGTATGCCAGCACCGACATGGACAAGGTGCTGCTCAAGTACACGGAGTACAACGAGCCGCACGAGAGCCGCACCAACGCCGACATCATTGAG GCGCTGCACAAGAAACACAGGGAATGTGAGAGCCCTGAGGTGGACGAGGTGTTTGCCCTGACCCCCCAGACGGAGGAGAAGTATAAAAAGATAGACGAGGAGTTTGATAAAATGATGCAGAGTTATAGACTGGCC TCAGCCGTGCCGGCCCCCAACTTTGCTATGCCCGTCACGGTGCCCGTGTCCAACCAGAGCTCACTGCAGTTCAGCAATCCCAGCGGCTCTTTGGTCACCCCCTCCCTGGTGACGTCATCCCTCACGGACCCCCGGCTCCTGTCCCCCCAGCAGCCGGCGCTGCAGAGGAACAGCGTGTCTCCGGGCCTGCCCCAGCGGCCGGCCAGTGCAG GGGCCATGCTGGGGGGAGACCTCACCAGTGCTAACGGAGCCTGCCCCAGCCCTGTCG gGAATGGCTACGTCAGTGCCCGGGCTTCCCCCGGCCTCCTCCCTGTGGCCAATGGCAACAGTCTAAACAAGGGCATCCCTGCCAAGTCTCCGCCCCCGCCCGCCCACAGCGCCCAGCTTGGAGCCCCCAGCCGCAAGCCCGACCTGAGGGTCATCACTTCCCAGGGAGGAAAGGGCTTGATGCATCACCTG AACAACGCCCAGCGCCTTGGGGCCTCCCAGTCGACCCACTCGCTCACCACCCCGGTGGTTTCCGTGGCAACACCGAGTTTACTCAGCCAgggcctccctttctcctccatgCCCACTGCCTACAACACAG ATTACCAGCTGACCAGCGCAgagctctcctccctcccagccttcaGCTCGCCAGGGGGGCTGTCGCTCAGCAGCGTCACCGCCTGGCCGCAGCCGCAGCAGCCCCAGCCGCCCCAGCCGCAGCCGCCCCAGCCGCCGCAGCAGCCGCAGCCGCCCCAGCcgccccagcagccccagcagccccagcagccacCCCAGGCGCAGCCCCACCTGGTCCCCGTGTCTCTCAGCAGCCTGAT CCCgggcagccccctgccccacGTGGGGGCCGCCCTCACGGTCACCACCCACCCGCACATCAGCATCAAGTCAGAGCCGGTGTCCCCCAGCCGTGAGCGCAGCCCTGCGCCGCCCCCTCCAGCTGTGTTCCCGGCCACCCGCCCTGAGCCTGGCGACGGCCTCAGCAGCCCCGCCGGTGGCTCCTACGAGACCGGGGACCGGGACGACGGCCGGGGGGACTTCGGGCCCACGCTGGGCCTGCTGCGCCCGGCCCCCGAGCCCGAGGCCGACGGCTCCGCCGTAAAGAGGATGCGGCTCGACACCTGG ACATTAAAGTGA